The following are encoded together in the Conger conger chromosome 11, fConCon1.1, whole genome shotgun sequence genome:
- the smn1 gene encoding survival motor neuron protein 1 isoform X2, translating into MANNEDAGIWDDTALIKAYDKAVASFKHALKDEEESVESPKESKLSKPGKKRKSNKKNRSRKRSNAIPAREWRVGEPCCAFWSVDGKVYPATITSINKEKGTCTVVYTRYGNKEEQNLEDLLSDSSEVEEDGAKMSDQVKEGESSTGESDTCSSSRLPNHRPRSEPRLTPTSRHSAPPTGSTFRPPESRRPGGPGAAPPGWPPRMSFGPPMMPPPPPLGPDAVEDEEGLSCMLVSWYMSGYHTGYYMGLKRAREESGSGKRPDPR; encoded by the exons ATGGCAAAT AATGAAGATGCTGGCATTTGGGATGACACCGCTTTGATAAAGGCGTATGATAAAGCTGTCGCATCATTCAAg CATGCCTTGAAGGATGAAGAGGAGAGCGTGGAGTCACCAAAGGAAAGCAAGCTGAGCAAACCGGGAAAGAAACGGAAAagcaacaagaaaaacagaagCCGGAAGAGAAGTAATGCCATCCCTGCAAGAGAG TGGAGAGTTGGGGAGCCCTGCTGTGCATTCTGGTCTGTAGATGGTAAAGTATACCCAGCCACCATCACCTCAATAAACAAGGAGAAGGGGACCTGCACAGTTGTGTACACTCGGTATGGAAATAAGGAGGAGCAGAACCTGGAGGATCTTCTGTCTGACAGTTCAGAAGTGGAGGAGGATGGAGCCAAAATGTCTGATCAG GTGAAAGAGGGCGAGTCCTCAACAGGAGAGAGTGACACGTGTTCAAGCTCGCGACTGCCCAATCACAGGCCCAGATCTGAACCCAGACTCACGCCCACTAGCCGCCATTCTGCCCCGCCCACAGGGTCCACTTTCAGACCG CCTGAATCGCGGAGACCTGGCGGCCCTGGAGCTGCCCCCCCTGGATGGCCCCCTCGCATGTCGTTTGGTCCCCCG ATGatgcccccgccccctcccctggGCCCGGACGCTGTGGAGGATGAGGAAGGTCTCAGCTGCATGCTGGTGTCCTGGTACATGAGCGGATACCACACCGGATACTACATG GGGCTGAAACGGGCGCGGGAGGAGTCTGGCTCTGGGAAAAGGCCTGACCCCAGGTGA
- the smn1 gene encoding survival motor neuron protein 1 isoform X1, producing MANARNEQVFNRGVGKNEDAGIWDDTALIKAYDKAVASFKHALKDEEESVESPKESKLSKPGKKRKSNKKNRSRKRSNAIPAREWRVGEPCCAFWSVDGKVYPATITSINKEKGTCTVVYTRYGNKEEQNLEDLLSDSSEVEEDGAKMSDQVKEGESSTGESDTCSSSRLPNHRPRSEPRLTPTSRHSAPPTGSTFRPPESRRPGGPGAAPPGWPPRMSFGPPMMPPPPPLGPDAVEDEEGLSCMLVSWYMSGYHTGYYMGLKRAREESGSGKRPDPR from the exons ATGGCAAATGCACGTAATGAACAGGTTTTCAACCGTGGAGTGGGGAAA AATGAAGATGCTGGCATTTGGGATGACACCGCTTTGATAAAGGCGTATGATAAAGCTGTCGCATCATTCAAg CATGCCTTGAAGGATGAAGAGGAGAGCGTGGAGTCACCAAAGGAAAGCAAGCTGAGCAAACCGGGAAAGAAACGGAAAagcaacaagaaaaacagaagCCGGAAGAGAAGTAATGCCATCCCTGCAAGAGAG TGGAGAGTTGGGGAGCCCTGCTGTGCATTCTGGTCTGTAGATGGTAAAGTATACCCAGCCACCATCACCTCAATAAACAAGGAGAAGGGGACCTGCACAGTTGTGTACACTCGGTATGGAAATAAGGAGGAGCAGAACCTGGAGGATCTTCTGTCTGACAGTTCAGAAGTGGAGGAGGATGGAGCCAAAATGTCTGATCAG GTGAAAGAGGGCGAGTCCTCAACAGGAGAGAGTGACACGTGTTCAAGCTCGCGACTGCCCAATCACAGGCCCAGATCTGAACCCAGACTCACGCCCACTAGCCGCCATTCTGCCCCGCCCACAGGGTCCACTTTCAGACCG CCTGAATCGCGGAGACCTGGCGGCCCTGGAGCTGCCCCCCCTGGATGGCCCCCTCGCATGTCGTTTGGTCCCCCG ATGatgcccccgccccctcccctggGCCCGGACGCTGTGGAGGATGAGGAAGGTCTCAGCTGCATGCTGGTGTCCTGGTACATGAGCGGATACCACACCGGATACTACATG GGGCTGAAACGGGCGCGGGAGGAGTCTGGCTCTGGGAAAAGGCCTGACCCCAGGTGA
- the LOC133141257 gene encoding cocaine- and amphetamine-regulated transcript protein-like codes for MDSYRVCSLALICAAFIFNTFCRGVELDSRSLQHFPQQEYNSNEKELIHALQGVLEKLKNNRFPLYGKKHGQLPMCEAGDQCALRKGARIGKLCDCPYRISCNSFLLRCL; via the exons ATGGACAGCTACCGTGTCTGCAGTCTTGCCTTGATCTGCGCAGCTTTCATTTTCAACACTTTCTGCCGAGGAGTTGAGTTGGATTCGAGGTCTTTGCAACATTTTCCACAACAAGAATATAATTCCAACGAAAAGGAGTTG aTACATGCCTTACAAGGAGTCCtcgaaaaactgaaaaacaatagATTTCCACTTTACGGGAAGAAACATGGACAATTGCCAATG TGTGAAGCAGGGGATCAGTGCGCTCTGCGGAAAGGCGCCAGGATCGGAAAACTCTGTGATTGTCCGTACAGAATATCCTGCAATTCATTTCTGCTCCGGTGCTTGTGA
- the hspb11 gene encoding intraflagellar transport protein 25 homolog, whose protein sequence is MIHAALSSSGAQVILAASSDENYPPENIIDGNTESFWISTGMFPQEFIVRFSEAVKMSLITIHSYNVKNLRIEKNTSSDATDFELITQKEFEHTDGHLQENDFQLSATTATHLRFIITSGYDHFVSVHSVTVQ, encoded by the exons ATGATTCATGCCGCGTTAAGTTCCTCCGGAGCTCAGGTTATTTTAGCAGCCTCCAGCGATGAGAATTACCCCCCGGAAAACATAATTGACGG AAATACGGAGTCCTTTTGGATATCTACTGGGATGTTTCCGCAGGAGTTCATCGTCCGCTTCTCGGAGGCAGTGAAAATGTCCCTCATAACCATTCACTCTTACAATG TGAAAAATCTTAGAATTGAGAAAAATACATCAAGTGATGCAACAGATTTCGAACTTATTACACAAAAGG AATTTGAACACACAGATGGCCACTTACAGGAAAATGATTTTCAG ctCAGTGCCACTACTGCAACGCACTTACGCTTCATCATAACATCTGGATATGATCACTTTGTTTCAGTACACAGTGTTACTGTACAATGA